One Solibacillus sp. R5-41 DNA segment encodes these proteins:
- a CDS encoding QueT transporter family protein, with protein sequence MNTSALKDSSSTSTRELTKISLVAALYVAVTVVLSVISFGAVQLRLSEMFNYLALYHKRYVIAVTLGVVLANFMSPTWILDVPIGGIATFLVLIICRSVTKNMTNDIWKMVVTALIFAFSMFTVAGQLTILYDLPFWATWFTVGVGELLSMTVGGVTIYLLNKKIDFSK encoded by the coding sequence TTGAATACATCTGCTTTAAAGGACTCATCTAGTACTTCTACAAGGGAGCTTACAAAAATCTCACTTGTTGCAGCCTTGTATGTGGCAGTGACTGTCGTATTGTCAGTCATTAGCTTTGGTGCGGTGCAGCTACGTTTGTCGGAAATGTTCAACTATTTGGCGTTGTACCACAAGCGTTATGTAATCGCTGTGACACTAGGTGTAGTACTCGCGAATTTTATGTCGCCTACGTGGATACTCGATGTACCAATCGGTGGAATTGCGACATTCCTTGTGTTAATTATTTGCCGAAGCGTAACGAAAAATATGACAAATGATATTTGGAAAATGGTTGTGACCGCATTGATCTTTGCTTTTTCAATGTTCACAGTCGCAGGACAATTAACGATCCTTTACGATCTCCCATTTTGGGCAACTTGGTTTACAGTTGGAGTCGGTGAATTATTGTCTATGACTGTTGGTGGCGTGACAATTTATTTATTGAATAAGAAAATAGATTTTTCGAAATAG
- a CDS encoding O-antigen ligase, whose amino-acid sequence MTSFYEELNKSGKVSDDKENAQSRASVDKWIFRLLLLLIGVMPLIVLANVEQVVSPLISNISELSSGMKGDLFTHYKALFVIVITIITGAMLFVKVFFMDGQIRKTPINYAIGLFAFAIILSTLFSPNITVALNGLYNHSDGAISWLCYLALMFIAMNIEYPKNVTKYIMYTMMPFVFINLFIITMNFYGKDLLQYGWMQKLVSIALPEGANITTGSTLVGTLNQWNYMSGMFAMMTVMYVAWAIVEKSWVQSILGAITAAASIAVLFMSISTSGFLAVVVLSLVLVVLIFKVQHKKKALIMLAIFVGVSAPIFHILAEKDQRVWDESFGFFVSNNPYVDEEPVAVEKSKSPLNWTNKAYAAEKALELPILPERAMAAGSGRAYIWKETWELVEDRPLVGYGSDSLMYNFPHFQLESRSGLNWEEVITDKPHNVYVGILYGMGILGFVAILALVIMQVLQLFQQLFIKKGNLASIVLGVGVTAYFIQAMFNDSLPGITTIAFVLFGIMISIILNSKRESIN is encoded by the coding sequence ATGACTTCATTTTACGAAGAGCTGAATAAATCAGGCAAGGTGAGCGATGACAAAGAAAACGCGCAATCCCGTGCGAGTGTAGACAAATGGATTTTCCGCCTATTGTTACTTCTAATTGGTGTAATGCCACTAATTGTACTTGCGAATGTAGAGCAAGTAGTAAGCCCACTCATTTCGAATATTAGTGAACTCTCCTCTGGAATGAAAGGGGATTTATTTACACATTATAAAGCTTTGTTTGTAATTGTTATTACTATAATTACGGGCGCAATGCTATTCGTCAAAGTCTTTTTCATGGATGGTCAAATTCGTAAAACCCCGATTAACTATGCAATTGGTTTATTCGCATTTGCAATCATTCTTTCTACGCTATTTTCACCAAATATTACGGTCGCATTAAATGGTTTATACAATCATTCGGATGGTGCTATTAGCTGGTTATGTTATTTAGCGCTCATGTTTATCGCGATGAATATAGAGTATCCGAAAAATGTTACTAAATACATTATGTACACAATGATGCCGTTTGTTTTTATTAATTTATTCATTATTACAATGAACTTTTACGGAAAAGATTTACTTCAGTATGGATGGATGCAAAAGTTAGTTTCAATTGCTCTTCCAGAAGGTGCAAATATTACGACAGGATCTACTTTAGTAGGAACATTAAATCAATGGAACTATATGAGCGGTATGTTTGCGATGATGACGGTCATGTATGTCGCTTGGGCCATTGTTGAAAAATCATGGGTACAAAGTATATTAGGTGCTATTACAGCCGCTGCTTCCATTGCAGTCCTGTTTATGTCGATTTCTACAAGTGGATTTTTAGCAGTAGTAGTACTTTCACTTGTATTAGTTGTATTAATTTTTAAAGTGCAACATAAAAAGAAAGCACTTATAATGCTCGCTATTTTTGTTGGGGTTTCAGCGCCTATTTTCCACATCCTTGCGGAAAAGGATCAGCGCGTTTGGGATGAATCTTTTGGATTTTTTGTAAGTAACAACCCTTATGTAGACGAAGAACCTGTTGCAGTAGAAAAATCAAAAAGTCCACTAAATTGGACAAATAAAGCATATGCCGCTGAGAAAGCATTGGAGCTACCCATTTTACCGGAAAGAGCGATGGCAGCCGGCTCAGGTCGAGCTTATATTTGGAAAGAAACATGGGAATTAGTTGAGGATAGACCGCTAGTTGGTTACGGTAGTGACTCGTTAATGTATAACTTCCCACATTTCCAATTAGAAAGCCGAAGTGGACTGAATTGGGAAGAAGTTATCACGGATAAACCACATAATGTTTATGTTGGTATTTTATATGGAATGGGTATTCTAGGCTTTGTAGCGATACTAGCACTAGTTATCATGCAAGTACTACAACTTTTTCAACAATTATTTATCAAAAAAGGGAATTTAGCATCTATTGTATTAGGGGTAGGCGTAACCGCTTATTTTATTCAAGCGATGTTTAATGACTCTTTACCGGGCATTACAACAATTGCCTTCGTATTATTTGGCATAATGATTTCTATCATTTTGAATTCAAAAAGGGAGTCAATTAATTAA
- a CDS encoding glycosyltransferase family 4 protein: MKILFVASVYRHLTAFHIPYIQYFQSQGYDVWAAGIGNEDKEKLQQLNVTCVDIPFSRSPLSTQNISAFQVLKKLFHEERFDLVHVHTPVAALLSRAAFRNVKHGKIVYTAHGFHFFEGAPKQNWLIYYTAEKLAAKWTDHLITINEEDYTNAQKFLPIEKISYVHGVGVEFVSEELTQSEKVEMKVKLGLPNNAIVISCVAELNHNKNHQFLLRNWQQLKQENPHIELLLIGTGESEHELQEYVAKEQLAGIHFLGYRRDVPNLLQISDIVTLLSHREGLPKSIMEAMAASIPCIVTNTRGLRDLIQANENGFVIHHDDDQSLMTAFTKLAQSEQLRKQLGQRAKQLVEPFVLDKVLQEYVTIYKNLLK, encoded by the coding sequence ATGAAAATACTATTCGTAGCCTCGGTATACCGCCATCTCACAGCGTTTCATATCCCGTATATTCAGTATTTTCAATCGCAAGGATATGATGTATGGGCGGCAGGTATTGGGAATGAAGATAAAGAGAAATTACAACAACTCAATGTAACATGTGTAGACATTCCGTTTTCAAGAAGTCCACTAAGTACACAAAATATTTCAGCCTTCCAAGTGCTCAAAAAGCTTTTTCATGAGGAACGCTTTGACTTAGTTCATGTGCATACACCCGTAGCAGCTTTACTATCAAGAGCAGCTTTTCGAAATGTAAAGCATGGAAAAATCGTTTATACAGCTCACGGCTTTCATTTCTTTGAGGGGGCACCGAAGCAAAACTGGCTTATCTATTATACAGCCGAAAAATTAGCGGCAAAATGGACGGATCACTTAATTACGATTAATGAAGAGGATTATACAAATGCTCAAAAATTTTTACCAATAGAGAAGATTTCGTACGTGCATGGTGTTGGCGTAGAGTTTGTATCAGAAGAATTAACCCAATCTGAAAAGGTCGAAATGAAGGTAAAGCTCGGATTACCGAATAACGCCATTGTCATTTCTTGTGTCGCAGAATTAAATCACAATAAAAATCATCAGTTTTTACTCCGAAATTGGCAACAATTAAAGCAGGAAAATCCACATATAGAGCTATTATTAATTGGTACTGGCGAAAGTGAACATGAATTACAAGAATATGTAGCGAAAGAGCAACTAGCGGGCATTCACTTTTTAGGATATAGACGAGATGTTCCAAATTTACTTCAAATTTCGGATATCGTTACATTGCTTTCTCATCGCGAGGGATTACCGAAAAGTATTATGGAAGCGATGGCAGCAAGTATTCCTTGTATCGTAACGAATACAAGGGGACTAAGGGATTTAATTCAAGCAAATGAAAATGGTTTTGTCATTCATCACGACGATGATCAATCTCTTATGACAGCCTTTACAAAGCTAGCGCAATCCGAGCAGTTAAGAAAGCAATTGGGACAACGAGCGAAACAATTGGTTGAACCATTTGTATTGGACAAGGTTTTACAGGAATATGTAACAATTTATAAGAATTTGCTGAAGTAG
- a CDS encoding M48 family metallopeptidase yields the protein MNLKESTRKYILLGALLFIIVGLISAKVLANGQDTQFTKEDALYQQAAQLYSDGNYAEALDYMKELLVAQPKSEAVNYLGGLVAANAKEYEQAAILLQKTLDINPHKVEDAMFMLQFGEVLVLAERKEDAKTVLVRCQESAWAPEDFPEYQNRVAELLAQIENIQ from the coding sequence ATGAACTTAAAAGAATCTACTAGAAAATACATATTGCTTGGAGCTTTGCTATTCATAATAGTTGGGCTTATATCAGCGAAAGTACTTGCTAATGGGCAAGATACGCAGTTTACAAAAGAAGACGCATTGTATCAGCAAGCAGCGCAGCTTTATAGCGATGGAAACTATGCAGAAGCCTTAGATTATATGAAGGAATTATTAGTGGCACAGCCAAAATCTGAGGCAGTCAACTATTTAGGTGGTTTAGTAGCAGCAAATGCTAAGGAATACGAGCAAGCCGCTATTTTACTACAAAAAACATTAGATATTAATCCACATAAAGTGGAGGATGCGATGTTTATGCTTCAGTTTGGAGAAGTATTAGTGCTAGCTGAGAGAAAAGAGGATGCGAAAACGGTATTAGTACGTTGCCAAGAGTCAGCATGGGCTCCAGAGGATTTTCCAGAATATCAAAATCGTGTAGCTGAGTTACTAGCACAGATTGAAAATATACAATAA
- a CDS encoding 3-oxoacyl-ACP reductase translates to MKFEEYVGKTVFITGAASGIGQAQAIAFLENGANVFALDVEEVGLLQLRQQYSKHFAYYVGSVSRKEDVAEAFQEALASFEQVDIVLNTAGVLDGFANTLDTDEALWDKIIDTNVKGTYFVTNTILPHMLKRKSGIVINMASIAGLVAGGGGAAYTASKHAIVGYTKQLHADYCRDGIRVNAIAPGAIQTPMNKADFEGDGEMAKWVAQETPAGRWAQPSEVANLTLYLASKAADYMHGAVIPLDGGWIAK, encoded by the coding sequence ATGAAATTTGAAGAATACGTAGGGAAGACGGTTTTTATAACGGGTGCGGCTTCGGGTATTGGCCAAGCGCAAGCCATTGCCTTTTTAGAAAATGGGGCGAATGTATTTGCTCTTGATGTGGAGGAAGTGGGGCTGTTACAACTACGCCAACAATATTCCAAGCATTTTGCCTATTACGTTGGCAGTGTGAGTCGAAAAGAGGATGTGGCGGAAGCGTTTCAAGAAGCATTAGCTTCATTTGAACAAGTAGATATTGTGCTAAATACGGCTGGTGTATTAGACGGATTTGCAAATACGCTCGATACAGATGAGGCGCTGTGGGACAAAATTATCGATACGAATGTAAAAGGTACTTATTTTGTGACGAATACGATTTTGCCGCATATGTTGAAACGGAAATCAGGTATTGTCATTAATATGGCGTCGATTGCAGGGCTTGTTGCAGGTGGTGGAGGCGCGGCATATACAGCGTCCAAGCATGCTATTGTAGGCTATACGAAGCAATTACATGCAGATTATTGTCGTGATGGCATTCGTGTTAATGCGATTGCACCAGGCGCCATACAAACACCGATGAATAAAGCAGATTTTGAAGGGGACGGAGAAATGGCAAAATGGGTGGCACAAGAAACACCCGCGGGTCGCTGGGCACAGCCTAGTGAGGTAGCGAATTTAACGCTTTATTTAGCAAGTAAAGCAGCGGATTATATGCACGGGGCTGTTATTCCACTTGATGGCGGTTGGATTGCGAAATAG
- a CDS encoding oligosaccharide flippase family protein — MNQLKIGIVLNYVSVAATFIIGLLYTPFLIRTLGQTDYGIYALALAIAGYLSLLDLGIGNAIVRYIAQNQAIGTKENESKLVGYFFKIFTYIGLATLVLGISIALNLQSVVSSDFSTEQIKTLQWMILILTVNFAVGFILNTFSAVLQAYEKFVFLKIANVVRVSLTPIISVFYLFYSTNLIVLTAILAIVNSAVLCVSYFYYKKSLKIKMSFERVEKNLKKEILGYSLVIFVVAIADKIYWQTDQILLGILKNPEAVAVFALAIQFVNIFMSLSIAINSVFLPRVTHIVSAENYLNNLNALFIKVSKFQTFIMGLFLSGFVIIGEIFIELWVGDSFKLTYLIVLILMSTFSLDLIQNLGLVIMQAKGKYIFRAYTLIICSILNILISIPIIKIYGSVGTAAITAIFVFIGNVFVLNIYYHKVLKLDMIDYWRKIGKLIVIITMITIVGFIIKGKFLVDDWGSLFIYIFIYSVIYCVVIFFAYLSKSEKLWIYNKMNRLKNRG; from the coding sequence ATGAATCAATTAAAAATAGGAATCGTTTTAAATTATGTTTCAGTGGCTGCAACGTTTATTATTGGTTTGTTATATACACCATTCCTGATTAGAACATTAGGACAAACAGATTACGGAATTTACGCATTAGCATTAGCGATAGCCGGATATTTATCTTTACTTGATTTAGGGATAGGGAATGCCATCGTAAGATATATAGCGCAAAACCAAGCAATTGGTACGAAAGAAAACGAGTCTAAACTAGTAGGCTACTTTTTTAAGATTTTTACGTATATCGGGTTAGCTACATTAGTACTCGGGATTTCTATTGCACTAAATTTACAGAGCGTAGTATCAAGTGATTTTTCAACTGAACAAATTAAAACTTTACAATGGATGATCCTCATACTTACCGTGAATTTTGCGGTAGGCTTTATTTTAAATACATTTTCGGCAGTTTTACAAGCTTACGAAAAATTTGTATTTTTAAAGATAGCTAATGTCGTAAGAGTTTCTTTGACACCTATAATATCTGTATTTTATTTGTTCTATTCAACTAATCTCATAGTATTAACTGCAATATTAGCAATTGTGAATAGTGCAGTTTTATGTGTAAGTTATTTTTACTATAAAAAATCATTGAAAATTAAAATGTCTTTTGAGAGAGTGGAAAAAAACTTAAAGAAGGAAATCTTAGGCTATTCATTAGTAATTTTTGTTGTAGCCATTGCAGATAAAATTTACTGGCAAACAGATCAAATATTATTAGGGATTTTAAAGAATCCTGAAGCTGTTGCGGTTTTTGCTTTGGCAATTCAATTTGTAAATATATTTATGTCATTATCCATTGCAATTAACAGCGTATTTTTACCTCGAGTTACTCATATTGTTAGTGCGGAAAATTACTTAAATAATTTAAATGCTTTATTTATTAAAGTAAGTAAATTTCAAACGTTTATTATGGGGCTCTTTTTGTCTGGTTTTGTGATAATTGGGGAAATTTTTATTGAACTGTGGGTAGGAGATTCATTTAAACTGACTTATTTAATTGTTCTAATTTTAATGTCTACTTTCTCGTTAGATTTAATTCAAAATTTAGGCTTAGTAATTATGCAAGCAAAGGGAAAGTATATATTTAGAGCGTATACATTAATCATTTGTTCCATATTAAATATCCTTATCTCTATTCCAATAATTAAAATTTATGGTAGTGTAGGTACCGCGGCTATTACAGCTATATTTGTGTTTATAGGTAATGTGTTCGTTTTGAATATTTATTATCATAAAGTATTGAAGTTAGATATGATTGATTATTGGCGAAAGATAGGTAAATTAATTGTAATCATTACTATGATTACAATTGTAGGATTTATTATTAAAGGGAAATTTTTAGTGGATGATTGGGGATCGTTATTTATTTATATTTTTATTTACTCAGTTATTTACTGTGTAGTAATCTTTTTTGCCTATTTGTCGAAAAGCGAAAAATTATGGATATATAATAAAATGAATCGATTAAAGAATAGAGGATAA
- a CDS encoding Wzz/FepE/Etk N-terminal domain-containing protein → MEETIELRDIINIILKGKWLISIIAIIALLFAGIVSWFVLPEKYESKAVVQVIAGVQDAGSINSYISAEFTPVIYTQRIQNEVAMNTLFEQNGLGQFNPKNLVVSPDTQTNLINLSYRSSNPEEAQKQLQLLTEETKKQMNESVQKTLLSLEQTYLAESKNLAEEVEVLMEKYNKIIISNNLPEVLILQTISSSQFVLNLNENQTAALASINGAMQGELSQLKSEIDIKSDQYRQVLSNYQSVKTGLESFKPDPLIRVIVEPTLPKEPASPNKVLNLAIGMILGLMIGLGVVFFREYWRNSAVVK, encoded by the coding sequence ATGGAAGAAACAATTGAATTAAGAGATATAATTAATATTATTTTAAAAGGGAAGTGGCTTATTTCAATTATCGCCATAATCGCCTTATTATTCGCGGGTATTGTATCGTGGTTTGTATTACCCGAAAAATATGAATCGAAAGCGGTTGTTCAAGTAATTGCTGGTGTTCAAGATGCAGGGAGTATTAATTCGTATATTAGTGCAGAATTTACACCAGTTATTTATACACAGCGTATTCAAAATGAAGTAGCAATGAATACGTTATTTGAACAAAATGGACTTGGACAATTCAACCCAAAAAACTTAGTTGTTTCTCCAGATACACAAACGAATTTAATTAATTTAAGCTATCGGTCAAGTAATCCCGAAGAGGCACAAAAACAACTCCAGTTATTAACGGAAGAAACAAAAAAACAAATGAATGAATCTGTTCAAAAAACATTATTAAGTTTAGAACAAACGTATTTAGCTGAATCTAAAAATTTAGCAGAAGAAGTAGAAGTACTAATGGAAAAGTACAATAAAATTATTATTTCGAATAATTTACCAGAAGTACTAATTTTACAAACGATTTCATCCTCACAATTTGTATTAAATTTAAATGAAAATCAAACAGCCGCATTGGCATCTATTAACGGTGCAATGCAAGGCGAATTATCACAATTAAAGAGTGAAATTGATATAAAATCAGATCAATACCGCCAAGTTTTATCAAATTATCAATCGGTAAAAACAGGTCTTGAAAGCTTTAAACCAGATCCACTTATTCGTGTTATTGTAGAGCCTACATTACCAAAAGAGCCTGCTTCACCGAATAAAGTATTAAATTTAGCCATCGGGATGATATTAGGTTTAATGATTGGGCTAGGGGTTGTTTTCTTCCGTGAATATTGGAGAAATTCAGCAGTTGTAAAATAA
- a CDS encoding nucleoside-diphosphate sugar epimerase/dehydratase, with translation MGYKLRYFIFFILDSCIVLSAIFMSYWLLHPTLSVYYDNVIVLSALTLLVSHHIAAYIFQLYTRIWSVATVRELLTIAYAVTISVATASILQQIINSDIYFRVMTVTWMLHIIMIGGSRFLLRLLNDKESFKHAPDSKRILIVGAGQAGTMLAKNLQSAQNQELFAVGFVDDDVNKKHLKVMGLPVWGATKEIERIVKAKGIDEIIIAIPSLGKIGVQSIYQECSKTDTIVKIMPKIEDVMTGKVAVNDMREVDINDLLGRDEVKLDMIAISGKLTDKVILVTGAGGSIGSEICRQVIKFQPEKLILLGHGENSIYTIHMELSKKIGRQIDIIPVIADIQDRERIFEIVKQYQPDVIYHAAAHKHVPLMEYNPSEAMKNNIFGTKNVAEAAHEYGVGNFVMISTDKAVNPPNVMGATKRIAEMVVQNLAKGSKTKFAAVRFGNVLGSRGSVIPLFKKQIAAGGPVTVTHPDMTRYFMTIPEASRLVLQAGTLGGNGEIFVLDMGEPVKIVDLARNLIQLSGFTEDEIKIEFTDLRPGEKMFEELLNEEEIQEGHIFPGIHIGRANALETNSLYELLESIKYMSEEELKATVIGVANNKLVETSLK, from the coding sequence GTGGGTTATAAGCTGCGTTATTTTATATTTTTCATATTAGACTCGTGTATTGTACTTTCTGCGATTTTCATGAGCTATTGGTTACTTCATCCAACACTTAGTGTCTATTACGATAATGTAATTGTTTTAAGTGCACTTACACTGTTAGTGAGTCATCATATTGCAGCTTATATATTCCAACTTTACACACGAATTTGGAGTGTTGCGACTGTTAGAGAATTGCTAACAATTGCATACGCAGTAACAATTTCTGTTGCTACGGCAAGTATACTGCAACAAATCATTAATTCAGATATTTATTTTCGTGTCATGACAGTTACGTGGATGCTACATATTATTATGATTGGTGGCTCACGCTTTTTATTACGTTTATTGAATGATAAAGAATCGTTTAAACATGCACCAGACAGTAAACGTATTTTGATTGTAGGAGCTGGGCAGGCTGGAACAATGCTAGCTAAAAATTTGCAAAGTGCACAAAATCAAGAGTTATTTGCTGTTGGCTTTGTGGATGATGATGTGAATAAAAAGCACTTGAAAGTAATGGGGTTGCCTGTATGGGGAGCTACAAAAGAAATTGAGCGTATTGTAAAAGCAAAAGGCATCGATGAAATTATTATTGCAATTCCATCACTTGGAAAGATAGGTGTTCAAAGCATTTATCAAGAGTGTTCGAAAACGGATACGATAGTGAAAATTATGCCGAAAATTGAAGATGTAATGACAGGAAAAGTGGCTGTCAATGATATGCGTGAAGTTGATATTAACGATTTGCTAGGTCGTGATGAAGTAAAGCTTGATATGATTGCAATCTCAGGGAAATTAACGGATAAAGTTATATTAGTAACAGGTGCTGGTGGATCCATTGGTTCGGAAATTTGCCGCCAAGTGATTAAATTCCAACCGGAAAAATTAATATTATTAGGTCATGGTGAAAATTCGATTTATACAATACATATGGAATTATCCAAAAAAATTGGTAGACAAATAGACATAATTCCAGTAATTGCGGATATTCAGGATAGAGAACGTATTTTCGAAATCGTAAAGCAATATCAACCGGATGTTATTTATCATGCAGCAGCGCATAAACATGTACCATTAATGGAATATAATCCAAGTGAGGCTATGAAAAATAATATATTTGGTACGAAAAATGTTGCCGAAGCAGCACATGAATACGGTGTAGGAAACTTTGTCATGATTTCTACGGATAAAGCGGTAAATCCACCAAATGTTATGGGTGCCACAAAACGCATTGCAGAAATGGTTGTACAAAATTTAGCAAAAGGTAGTAAAACAAAATTTGCAGCTGTACGATTTGGCAATGTGCTAGGTTCACGAGGCTCCGTTATTCCGCTATTTAAAAAGCAAATCGCTGCTGGGGGTCCTGTAACCGTAACACATCCAGACATGACACGTTATTTTATGACGATTCCAGAGGCATCACGCCTTGTTTTACAGGCCGGTACTCTAGGTGGAAATGGTGAGATTTTTGTGCTTGATATGGGTGAGCCTGTGAAAATTGTAGATTTAGCTCGGAATCTTATCCAATTATCTGGCTTTACGGAAGATGAAATCAAAATTGAATTTACTGATTTACGTCCAGGAGAGAAGATGTTCGAGGAACTATTGAACGAAGAAGAAATCCAAGAAGGGCATATATTCCCTGGTATTCATATTGGGAGAGCGAATGCACTTGAAACGAATAGCCTTTATGAATTACTTGAAAGTATTAAATACATGTCCGAAGAAGAATTGAAGGCAACAGTAATAGGGGTTGCCAATAACAAATTAGTAGAGACTAGTTTAAAGTAA
- a CDS encoding glycosyltransferase family 32 protein, which yields MIPKKIHYCWFGGKELDEKSKNYIQSWKKHLPEYEIIEWNETNFELSQNDFVREAYEQKKYAFVSDYVRLYALYHHGGVYMDTDVEVVKSFDDLLTNRAFTGVERGEYCITGTLGAEAFHPWIEKLLGYYDGRKFILENGEMDIKTNTVIITTITKENYGWKEGNNLSNLDEGIAIYPFDFFCAKNGMTNEYHITDNTYTVHHFNGSWASNSNKLLKNYIRIIRRIFFKKKYKI from the coding sequence ATGATACCTAAAAAGATTCATTATTGTTGGTTTGGTGGTAAAGAACTAGACGAAAAATCTAAAAACTATATACAAAGCTGGAAAAAACACCTTCCTGAATATGAAATAATCGAATGGAATGAAACTAATTTTGAACTTAGTCAAAACGATTTTGTAAGAGAAGCTTATGAACAAAAAAAATATGCATTTGTTTCAGATTACGTGAGATTATATGCTTTATATCATCATGGTGGCGTTTATATGGATACGGACGTAGAAGTTGTAAAATCTTTCGATGATTTATTGACTAATAGAGCGTTCACAGGTGTTGAAAGAGGCGAATACTGTATAACAGGTACATTAGGAGCTGAAGCTTTCCATCCGTGGATCGAAAAACTGTTAGGTTATTATGATGGAAGAAAGTTCATTTTAGAAAATGGAGAAATGGATATAAAGACAAACACAGTAATAATTACGACAATTACAAAAGAGAATTATGGATGGAAAGAAGGAAATAATTTATCTAATTTAGATGAAGGAATAGCAATCTATCCTTTTGATTTCTTTTGTGCTAAAAATGGTATGACGAATGAGTATCATATTACAGATAACACGTATACAGTGCATCATTTTAATGGCTCATGGGCGTCAAACTCTAATAAATTATTAAAAAATTATATTCGAATTATTAGACGGATATTTTTCAAGAAAAAATATAAAATTTAG
- a CDS encoding glycosyltransferase family 2 protein yields MPKISVIIPIYNKGNRLKSSIESVLNQSYQDFELILINDGSTDNSDEIIEFYKNKFPNKISCFSQNNKGVSVTRNFGITVSKGDYISFLDADDSYQIDFLQETIAQVNENSSDVILTKHNKHYLSNGKLIKSNMKTNSRDILKDFILGKIDANTDSWLIKNTLLKDNKIYFKENITFGEDMLFFIEVLLYANKPSCVLKELTTYNIGVEDSLSTNSVDKIYEDIEWITLAVQFISKHCMDDTRKFILLDALESYRLPAAIVYRLHLNKENENYSEHKKELMKYIKKFRFNNGLRSIKLFKHIRLL; encoded by the coding sequence GTGCCTAAAATTTCAGTGATTATCCCAATCTATAACAAAGGAAATAGGTTAAAGTCATCTATTGAATCTGTTTTGAATCAAAGCTATCAGGATTTTGAATTAATTTTAATTAATGATGGCTCAACCGATAATTCTGATGAAATAATTGAGTTTTACAAAAATAAATTTCCAAATAAAATTAGCTGCTTTTCACAAAATAACAAAGGTGTTTCTGTAACGCGTAATTTTGGAATTACTGTATCTAAAGGTGACTATATTTCATTTTTAGATGCAGATGATTCTTATCAGATTGATTTTTTGCAAGAAACAATTGCACAAGTTAACGAAAATAGCAGTGATGTTATTTTGACGAAACATAATAAACATTATTTAAGTAATGGTAAATTAATTAAATCTAACATGAAAACTAATAGCCGGGATATACTAAAAGACTTTATTCTAGGTAAAATAGATGCAAACACGGATTCTTGGTTAATTAAGAATACGTTATTGAAGGATAATAAAATCTATTTTAAAGAAAATATAACTTTTGGTGAAGACATGCTATTTTTTATAGAAGTATTACTATATGCCAATAAACCGAGCTGTGTTTTAAAGGAATTAACTACGTATAATATTGGTGTTGAAGATTCATTAAGTACGAATTCGGTTGATAAAATTTATGAAGACATTGAATGGATCACATTAGCGGTTCAATTTATTTCTAAGCATTGTATGGATGATACAAGAAAATTTATTTTACTAGATGCTTTAGAAAGTTATAGATTACCAGCTGCTATTGTTTATAGGTTACATTTAAATAAAGAAAATGAAAATTATAGTGAGCATAAAAAAGAGCTCATGAAATATATTAAAAAGTTTCGATTTAACAATGGTTTGAGAAGTATAAAATTGTTTAAACATATTCGACTACTTTAA